The Candidatus Hinthialibacter antarcticus genome contains a region encoding:
- a CDS encoding glycoside hydrolase family 2 TIM barrel-domain containing protein gives MRKFNHYIHILFLITTVVLSVHGASETAEPPLFRFSARTEAVNEKSAYLELSCILAFNDPGASIEMGLQNPQGKLIAENATRDFISDNWFQQANISISIENPQYWNAEQPNLYQLNFVIKRSDGELIIEQHRIGLAEYAVNENKLTCNQTPIVFQGVQYSLAHPTRSTPFSIDNYREDISLMQQMNFNAVRVIGAAPPPEFTQLCDEIGMYVLIDVGETDAAPTIQTYQNHPSVFAWNLDSRKIETDNLAAAIKRIKNLDRSHPLLVQSGSIRTAPPLGDGFLITNPPRNEWRFLGTSTRPSLACDLLPAMGHSIEGAAYFFAMARANASLRGGFIQQFADIASNADPAPLTAALIDDRAAQQQWAFGHDGLLNADRTPQPDFWQTRQVLNWIELEEREVEFRPGRSIELSIKNWHSFTNLNAYDAIWFLQENGAVIEQGEMKINLPPQRSMKIAVRPQHAQPNPDANTYLVMQLLKDGEITSEHSVWLKPKSFEQDFTMRLRDLSWDKNWTVTTDIEESRIDHHDFIFHTRTDNCAWFLLAREGNRRLITDGPFLDLNRSLTPPERLHALQSGAALPCEQNAPPLRVLERQVDRRGPDIEIKTRVASSIPECSTEVEAQIDLLSSPYGFCDVRFSFHEIQTSQIITEAGLSFLVPSTLDQIGWLGDGPHPAYPGMDQLSLPGFFNLRPVSSIIPGNRRRVQALLLTNNEGAGLGVLLWGGDVSIHPTPDGTMVRIQAAVAGRGDANDPTRFPIRPDSLAQSKQSTTFRLVPIGPGAASHFFQPWLKK, from the coding sequence ATGCGTAAATTCAACCACTACATTCATATCCTCTTTTTAATCACGACTGTGGTTCTTTCGGTTCATGGCGCGAGCGAAACCGCAGAACCGCCGTTGTTTCGCTTTTCAGCAAGAACCGAAGCGGTCAACGAAAAGTCCGCCTATCTCGAATTGAGTTGTATTCTCGCCTTCAACGATCCGGGCGCATCAATTGAAATGGGATTACAAAACCCGCAAGGCAAGCTGATTGCGGAGAATGCAACCCGTGATTTCATTAGCGACAACTGGTTCCAACAAGCAAATATTTCGATCTCTATTGAGAACCCTCAATACTGGAACGCCGAACAACCCAATCTCTATCAACTGAATTTTGTCATCAAACGCAGCGATGGAGAACTGATTATTGAACAGCACCGAATTGGATTGGCGGAATACGCCGTCAATGAAAACAAACTCACATGCAACCAAACGCCGATTGTCTTCCAGGGCGTTCAATACTCGCTCGCGCATCCAACCCGGAGCACGCCCTTCTCAATCGACAATTACCGTGAAGACATCTCACTCATGCAGCAAATGAACTTCAACGCCGTACGCGTCATCGGCGCGGCGCCGCCTCCTGAATTCACTCAACTCTGCGATGAAATAGGCATGTACGTCCTGATCGACGTCGGAGAAACCGACGCCGCGCCAACCATTCAAACCTATCAAAACCACCCGAGCGTCTTTGCCTGGAACCTCGATTCCCGAAAGATCGAAACAGACAACCTCGCGGCTGCAATCAAACGAATCAAAAACTTAGATCGCTCTCATCCGCTCTTGGTTCAATCGGGTTCCATTCGAACGGCGCCTCCACTCGGCGATGGGTTTCTCATCACAAACCCGCCCCGCAATGAATGGCGCTTTCTTGGGACTTCAACCCGACCGTCACTCGCTTGCGACCTGTTACCCGCGATGGGGCATTCCATTGAAGGCGCGGCTTACTTCTTCGCGATGGCAAGGGCCAATGCGAGTTTGCGCGGCGGATTCATTCAACAATTCGCCGACATCGCATCAAATGCCGATCCAGCGCCGCTGACGGCGGCGCTGATTGACGACCGCGCCGCACAACAGCAATGGGCGTTTGGACATGACGGCTTGCTCAACGCCGACCGCACCCCGCAGCCCGATTTTTGGCAAACCCGCCAGGTGTTAAACTGGATCGAACTCGAAGAGCGAGAAGTCGAATTTCGCCCCGGCCGCAGCATTGAACTGTCGATCAAAAATTGGCATTCATTCACCAATTTGAATGCGTATGACGCCATTTGGTTTTTACAAGAAAACGGCGCCGTCATCGAGCAAGGCGAGATGAAAATCAACTTGCCGCCGCAGCGCTCAATGAAAATCGCCGTGCGTCCGCAACACGCCCAACCCAATCCCGACGCAAACACCTACTTGGTCATGCAGTTACTAAAAGACGGTGAAATTACGTCCGAACATTCGGTGTGGTTAAAGCCGAAATCTTTCGAACAAGATTTCACCATGCGGCTGCGCGACTTGTCTTGGGACAAAAACTGGACGGTGACGACTGATATTGAAGAATCGCGCATCGACCATCACGACTTTATTTTTCACACCCGCACAGACAATTGCGCTTGGTTTCTGCTGGCCCGCGAAGGCAACAGGCGGCTGATTACCGACGGCCCGTTTCTCGACCTCAACCGGAGCCTCACCCCGCCCGAACGCCTCCACGCCCTTCAATCGGGCGCCGCGCTTCCATGCGAACAAAATGCGCCTCCGTTGCGCGTACTCGAACGCCAGGTCGACCGCCGCGGGCCGGATATCGAAATCAAAACTCGCGTCGCCTCGTCAATTCCAGAATGCTCGACTGAAGTCGAAGCGCAAATTGATCTGCTCTCATCGCCCTACGGCTTTTGCGACGTGCGCTTTTCATTTCACGAAATACAAACCTCGCAAATCATCACAGAAGCAGGCCTGTCGTTTCTCGTCCCTTCGACGCTCGACCAAATCGGCTGGCTGGGCGACGGGCCTCATCCCGCCTACCCTGGCATGGACCAATTATCCTTGCCCGGGTTCTTCAACCTGAGACCCGTCTCTTCAATCATTCCCGGCAACCGTAGGCGAGTACAAGCGTTGCTGCTCACGAATAATGAAGGCGCCGGGCTTGGCGTCTTGCTTTGGGGCGGCGATGTTTCTATCCATCCGACACCTGACGGAACCATGGTTCGCATCCAGGCCGCCGTCGCAGGGCGCGGCGACGCAAACGATCCGACCCGCTTCCCCATCCGCCCCGATTCACTCGCACAATCGAAGCAATCGACCACATTCAGGCTGGTTCCAATCGGGCCGGGCGCCGCATCGCATTTTTTTCAACCTTGGTTAAAGAAATGA
- a CDS encoding DUF1080 domain-containing protein has protein sequence MKQITFALTLLFLFGAFANNGVSQTTTHSLFNGNDLTGWSGVNKTEFGVEDGVMQLKSGMGWLRTDQVFDDFILEFECKPLVENYDSGLFFRSSLDGEPWPNKGFQVNLKFNGFGTLVRGYQAMIPSEHPPVKVGEWAKFRLVSQGEDASLQIDGKDVWEADFIEPEIGLIGIQAEDRAFEFRNFNIKETGYVNLLEGEGRDFKHLQVHQGSQEAWHIDEDGVLVCDGGGGGWIGTKTDDYGDFVFKFDFWVPKEGNSGIYIRRPKEGDGAYTAMEIQIIDDDAKHWGELQEWQKCGSIYHEVTPSVRATREAGQWQTMAIICNDNEIDIYINGVQITDADLDEYTTSTTSAKPLKERPRVGYLGFQNYDGMIKYRNAFVKRLN, from the coding sequence ATGAAACAAATCACATTTGCCCTCACCCTTCTATTTCTTTTTGGAGCATTCGCGAACAACGGCGTCTCCCAAACCACAACCCACTCACTCTTCAATGGCAACGACCTAACAGGTTGGTCGGGCGTCAATAAAACCGAGTTTGGCGTTGAAGACGGCGTCATGCAATTAAAAAGCGGGATGGGTTGGCTTCGCACCGACCAAGTCTTTGACGATTTCATTTTAGAATTTGAATGTAAACCGTTGGTCGAAAATTATGACAGCGGCCTGTTCTTCCGCTCCAGCCTCGACGGCGAGCCTTGGCCGAACAAAGGGTTTCAGGTCAATTTAAAGTTCAATGGCTTCGGAACCTTGGTGCGCGGCTATCAAGCCATGATCCCCAGCGAACATCCTCCCGTCAAAGTCGGCGAATGGGCAAAGTTCCGTTTGGTCTCACAAGGCGAAGACGCATCGCTGCAAATTGACGGCAAAGACGTTTGGGAAGCCGACTTCATTGAACCGGAAATCGGCCTCATCGGCATCCAGGCCGAAGACCGCGCGTTTGAATTTCGCAATTTCAATATCAAAGAAACCGGTTACGTCAATCTGCTTGAAGGCGAAGGCCGTGACTTCAAACATCTGCAAGTCCACCAGGGGTCGCAAGAGGCCTGGCATATTGACGAAGACGGCGTCTTAGTCTGCGACGGCGGAGGCGGTGGTTGGATCGGCACCAAAACAGACGATTATGGCGACTTCGTTTTTAAATTTGATTTCTGGGTTCCGAAAGAAGGAAACAGCGGCATCTATATTCGCCGCCCCAAAGAGGGCGACGGCGCCTATACCGCGATGGAAATTCAGATCATCGACGATGACGCCAAACACTGGGGCGAACTGCAAGAATGGCAAAAATGCGGTTCTATCTATCACGAAGTGACCCCGTCCGTCCGCGCAACCCGGGAAGCGGGCCAATGGCAAACCATGGCCATCATCTGCAACGACAACGAGATCGACATCTATATCAACGGCGTCCAAATCACCGACGCTGACTTGGACGAATACACAACCTCAACCACCAGCGCTAAGCCATTGAAAGAGCGCCCACGAGTTGGGTATTTAGGGTTCCAGAATTACGACGGGATGATTAAGTACCGCAATGCGTTCGTTAAACGGTTGAATTAG
- a CDS encoding aldo/keto reductase, producing MSDISRRSFLNRSLAGAGAILASPSLGQAAEAKPKAKRDAFDRVELGKTGIKVSRLAQGTGMRGGARESEHTRMGQEKCNQIFRHGFEKGLNFYDMADLYGTHPFVRNALKELPRDEYVMLSKLWFREADWNKPSSSGAEEVERYCKELGTDYLDVCLIHCITNDQWTKELEGVREGLAKMKEKGVVRAVGVSCHDLGGLKVAASDPWTDVIFARINHMGGRKYKMDGTVEEVTEVIKTARANGKAVVGMKIFGEGTLIKSEEKDASMKYVAGNDLVDAMTVGMTEVAHVDDTSDRLTRALNA from the coding sequence ATGAGTGATATTTCCAGACGGAGTTTTTTAAACCGGTCGCTTGCCGGGGCCGGAGCGATCTTGGCTTCTCCATCACTAGGCCAGGCGGCGGAAGCGAAACCCAAAGCCAAGCGGGATGCGTTTGATCGCGTTGAACTGGGCAAGACAGGCATCAAGGTCTCGCGTCTTGCGCAAGGCACCGGCATGAGAGGCGGCGCCCGTGAGTCAGAACACACCCGCATGGGACAAGAAAAATGCAACCAGATTTTTCGCCATGGTTTTGAAAAAGGCTTAAACTTCTACGACATGGCCGACCTCTATGGGACGCACCCGTTTGTCAGAAACGCCCTGAAAGAACTGCCCCGCGATGAGTATGTCATGCTCTCCAAGTTGTGGTTCCGCGAAGCCGATTGGAACAAACCGTCAAGCAGCGGGGCCGAAGAAGTGGAGCGCTATTGCAAAGAACTCGGCACAGACTATTTGGATGTGTGCTTGATCCATTGCATTACCAACGACCAGTGGACAAAAGAATTAGAGGGCGTTCGCGAAGGTCTCGCCAAAATGAAAGAGAAGGGCGTGGTCCGCGCCGTCGGCGTTTCGTGCCATGATCTCGGCGGCCTGAAAGTCGCTGCCAGCGACCCCTGGACAGACGTCATCTTTGCCCGCATTAACCACATGGGCGGCAGAAAATATAAAATGGACGGGACTGTCGAAGAAGTGACCGAAGTAATTAAAACCGCGCGCGCCAACGGCAAGGCGGTGGTTGGAATGAAAATTTTCGGAGAAGGTACATTGATTAAATCCGAAGAAAAAGACGCCTCGATGAAATACGTTGCAGGCAACGATCTGGTTGACGCGATGACGGTCGGTATGACCGAAGTTGCGCATGTTGACGACACATCAGACCGCCTCACCCGCGCCTTAAACGCCTAG
- the fumC gene encoding class II fumarate hydratase — MAFRVEKDTMGEVQVPEEAYYGAQSGRSLMNFPIGIETMPDELIQAFAILKKASAIVNFNLEVLPEDKKDLIVQASDEIIEGKLDGHFPLSVWQTGSGTQSNMNVNEVISNRANEIAGQPRGTKSPIHPNDDVNKSQSSNDTFPTAMHIAAAMQINKLLIPAVSNLADTLQTKSDAFKDVIKIGRTHLMDATPLTLGQEFSGYVTQLRHGLKRIANSLPHLYELALGGTAVGTGLNTPPGYAVKVAEEIAQLTELPFVSGENKFEGLSAHDAIVEASGALKTLAASLFKIANDIRFYASGPRCGIGELDIPENEPGSSIMPGKVNPTQCEAMTQVAVQVMGNDAAIGFAGSLGNFQLNVFKPVMIYNLLQSVRLLGDACNAFNDHCAVGIEPNRVNIEKNLNNSLMLVTALNTHIGYDNAAKIAKTAHKEGLTLKETAVKLGILTEEKFDEIVRPEKMIGPKE; from the coding sequence ATGGCCTTTCGGGTCGAAAAAGACACCATGGGTGAAGTCCAGGTCCCAGAAGAAGCGTACTACGGCGCCCAGTCAGGACGCTCGCTGATGAACTTCCCCATCGGCATCGAAACCATGCCGGACGAATTGATTCAAGCCTTCGCCATTCTCAAAAAGGCCTCCGCAATCGTCAACTTTAATCTTGAAGTTCTTCCTGAAGACAAGAAAGACTTGATCGTCCAAGCGTCGGACGAGATCATCGAAGGAAAACTAGACGGGCACTTCCCGCTTTCCGTCTGGCAAACCGGCAGCGGCACGCAATCAAACATGAACGTCAACGAAGTCATTTCAAACCGCGCCAACGAAATCGCTGGACAGCCGCGCGGCACAAAAAGCCCGATTCACCCCAACGACGACGTCAACAAATCGCAATCGTCGAACGATACCTTCCCCACCGCGATGCACATTGCGGCGGCGATGCAAATCAATAAGTTGCTAATCCCTGCCGTGAGCAACCTCGCCGATACGCTGCAAACAAAATCTGACGCATTCAAAGACGTCATCAAAATTGGTCGCACGCACTTAATGGACGCAACCCCGCTGACCTTAGGGCAGGAATTTTCCGGCTACGTCACCCAGTTGCGTCACGGCTTGAAACGAATCGCCAATTCCCTGCCTCATCTCTATGAACTCGCGCTGGGCGGCACCGCCGTCGGCACAGGGCTGAATACGCCTCCAGGCTACGCCGTCAAAGTGGCGGAAGAAATCGCCCAATTGACGGAACTGCCTTTCGTCAGCGGTGAGAATAAATTTGAAGGGCTGTCCGCGCACGACGCCATTGTCGAAGCCAGCGGCGCCTTGAAAACGCTGGCGGCGTCGTTGTTCAAAATCGCCAACGACATCCGCTTTTACGCTTCCGGCCCGCGCTGCGGCATCGGCGAGTTGGACATCCCCGAAAACGAACCCGGCTCCAGCATCATGCCGGGCAAAGTCAACCCGACTCAATGCGAGGCCATGACCCAGGTCGCCGTACAAGTGATGGGCAATGACGCTGCGATTGGGTTTGCCGGTTCATTGGGCAACTTCCAACTCAATGTCTTCAAACCCGTCATGATCTACAACCTGCTGCAATCGGTTCGCCTGTTGGGCGACGCCTGTAATGCGTTCAACGACCATTGCGCCGTCGGTATCGAACCCAACCGAGTGAACATCGAAAAGAACCTGAACAATTCCCTGATGCTAGTCACGGCGCTGAACACTCACATTGGTTACGACAATGCCGCCAAAATCGCCAAAACCGCGCATAAAGAAGGTCTGACCTTGAAAGAAACCGCCGTCAAATTGGGCATCCTCACCGAAGAGAAGTTCGATGAAATTGTCCGTCCTGAAAAAATGATCGGCCCCAAAGAATAA
- a CDS encoding glycosyltransferase family 39 protein, translating to MNDQQINPQQKNDTKRILHWVCLAIVLFMALWLRLDGSDWGLPFRLHPDEWKYVSAGANVHAGEWNPKYFRNPPGFSYMNAAWFPVWLRIAPTVEIPEWYKVGPLASPSMNPAQALIERPYQLVYGARALAAILGTLTVLLVYGLGRELGCKRLALLAALFAAVSFVAVRESHFAVNDAAACFWATLSLYVGMRAVRLDSKRTFYFAAVIAGVAVAMKYNMFPAVIALAVMREIDARSKGKSQPVQDIFKEIVFCLGLAGCGFLLVCPFPFIDPQMFFAEIDKLRVAAVKPWPGQDRSWSGWQLLKSVVLSEGVLTSLLALYGAYVWVREKKWTPFIFFAGYFFLVATHPLFFVRFTLPVLPWVALFAACGALMLAEKLPKKTMALCVVAAICLVEPLAKDLRSNWLFHQTDTRILCLEWLAKERPDPGYIAGGQFTLPLPYRTNQPPWGAPADPRHITIDQLASQELWKLDQFDKPVNCVLVSSYDSFPGFIPGSLAQRRRAVQAYVGSRNPVAVFNPFRYESVMQDANVEDTYHPVTQLWQRQRPGPMIEAYVKQK from the coding sequence ATGAACGACCAACAGATCAATCCTCAGCAAAAAAATGATACGAAGCGCATTCTGCATTGGGTGTGCTTGGCAATTGTTTTATTCATGGCGTTATGGTTGCGACTGGATGGGTCCGACTGGGGGTTGCCGTTTCGGCTGCATCCCGATGAATGGAAATATGTTTCCGCCGGGGCGAATGTTCACGCCGGAGAATGGAACCCGAAGTATTTTCGCAATCCTCCAGGCTTCTCTTACATGAACGCCGCTTGGTTTCCTGTCTGGCTACGAATCGCGCCGACCGTTGAAATCCCGGAATGGTACAAGGTGGGGCCGCTTGCTTCGCCGTCGATGAACCCTGCCCAGGCGTTGATCGAACGTCCCTATCAACTTGTATATGGCGCGCGCGCGCTTGCCGCGATTTTAGGAACGCTGACAGTGTTGCTGGTGTATGGGCTGGGGCGTGAATTGGGATGCAAGCGGTTGGCGTTGTTGGCGGCTTTGTTTGCGGCGGTTTCGTTTGTTGCAGTGAGAGAAAGCCATTTTGCGGTGAATGACGCAGCCGCCTGTTTTTGGGCGACGCTGTCGCTCTATGTCGGAATGCGGGCGGTCCGTTTGGATTCAAAGCGTACCTTTTATTTCGCCGCCGTGATCGCGGGCGTTGCGGTCGCGATGAAATACAATATGTTTCCCGCTGTGATTGCGCTGGCGGTCATGCGTGAGATTGACGCCCGCTCAAAAGGCAAGAGCCAACCCGTTCAGGATATCTTTAAAGAGATCGTATTTTGTTTGGGATTGGCCGGATGCGGCTTTCTGTTGGTTTGCCCGTTTCCGTTTATTGATCCCCAAATGTTTTTTGCTGAGATCGACAAGTTACGCGTCGCCGCCGTCAAGCCGTGGCCGGGGCAGGATAGGTCATGGTCAGGATGGCAACTGCTAAAATCAGTCGTTTTGAGCGAAGGCGTTTTGACCTCGTTGCTCGCGCTGTATGGCGCTTATGTTTGGGTACGTGAGAAGAAGTGGACGCCGTTTATATTTTTCGCAGGGTATTTTTTTCTGGTTGCAACGCACCCCTTATTCTTTGTGCGGTTCACGTTGCCGGTATTGCCGTGGGTTGCGTTATTTGCCGCTTGCGGCGCTTTGATGTTGGCGGAAAAATTGCCAAAGAAAACCATGGCGCTTTGCGTGGTCGCGGCGATTTGCCTTGTCGAACCGCTGGCGAAAGATTTGCGCTCGAACTGGTTGTTTCACCAAACCGATACGCGGATTTTGTGTTTGGAATGGCTCGCGAAAGAACGGCCCGACCCCGGTTACATCGCCGGAGGGCAGTTTACCTTGCCGCTGCCCTATCGCACCAACCAACCGCCTTGGGGCGCGCCCGCAGACCCGAGGCATATCACCATTGACCAATTGGCGTCGCAGGAATTATGGAAACTGGACCAATTCGATAAGCCCGTAAATTGCGTCCTCGTGAGTTCTTACGATTCGTTTCCTGGTTTCATACCCGGTTCACTGGCGCAGCGTCGAAGAGCGGTGCAAGCGTATGTCGGCTCCAGAAACCCTGTCGCAGTATTCAATCCGTTTCGGTATGAGAGCGTGATGCAAGACGCCAATGTGGAGGATACCTACCACCCGGTTACGCAACTCTGGCAGCGTCAGAGGCCGGGGCCGATGATTGAGGCGTATGTCAAGCAGAAATAA
- a CDS encoding competence/damage-inducible protein A produces the protein MSSSSTDLLHYIILIVGDEILEGRRVDRHVSCMSRTLAPYGLRCIRAEVVADRREWLQQSIERAQSEVDLVLITGGLGPTVDDITREVIAETLGTDLTENDDVLEMIRARFMKTGRDMTDNNRRQALVPQDGTFIPNPNGTAPGLVYDKNGKYIIAMPGPPRELEPMLRDSVIGLLQKRFRLDTKFSHQMLRFCCIGESNIDTVFRDEIGQPPDLKISSLAQLGTVDLTLYLPGESTEINIRLNQYADCLRKKLAPYIYSENDRTLAETVGALLMQQSQTLAVAESCTGGMLGSVLTDNPGASDYFKGGIIAYNNDVKRDCLGVDEGLLKQHGAVSQPVAEAMAQGARKALGADWGVSLTGVAGPGGGTDDKPVGTVWIAAAQPDGAVFSFKTALFGDRTSIRQRSCVYALDEVRRLLLNMEPHQNR, from the coding sequence ATGTCGTCTTCATCCACAGACCTATTGCATTACATCATTTTGATCGTCGGCGATGAGATTCTTGAAGGCCGCCGCGTCGACCGCCACGTCTCCTGCATGAGCCGCACCCTGGCGCCGTACGGCCTGCGTTGCATCCGCGCCGAAGTGGTCGCCGATCGCCGCGAATGGCTGCAGCAATCCATTGAACGCGCCCAGTCAGAAGTCGATTTGGTTTTAATCACCGGCGGACTAGGCCCCACGGTTGACGATATCACCCGCGAAGTCATCGCTGAGACTCTTGGAACCGACCTCACCGAGAACGACGACGTGTTGGAAATGATCCGCGCCCGTTTTATGAAAACCGGACGCGACATGACCGACAACAACCGCCGCCAAGCGCTGGTCCCGCAAGACGGGACCTTTATCCCCAACCCAAACGGCACCGCGCCCGGCTTGGTCTATGACAAGAACGGAAAATACATCATCGCCATGCCGGGGCCGCCGCGCGAACTCGAGCCCATGCTTCGCGACAGCGTGATCGGCCTTTTGCAAAAACGCTTTCGCTTGGATACCAAATTCTCACACCAAATGCTGCGTTTTTGCTGCATCGGCGAGTCGAATATTGATACCGTGTTCCGCGATGAAATCGGTCAGCCGCCCGACTTAAAAATATCGTCGCTGGCGCAGTTAGGGACTGTTGACTTGACGCTCTACCTGCCCGGCGAATCAACAGAAATAAACATTCGTCTCAATCAATATGCTGACTGTCTCCGTAAAAAACTGGCTCCGTATATCTATTCAGAAAATGACCGCACTCTTGCGGAAACCGTCGGCGCCCTGCTGATGCAACAGAGCCAGACGCTGGCCGTCGCGGAATCTTGCACCGGCGGAATGCTCGGATCGGTTCTCACCGACAACCCCGGCGCTTCGGACTATTTTAAAGGTGGGATCATCGCCTATAATAATGATGTCAAGCGCGATTGCCTCGGCGTGGACGAAGGCTTGCTGAAACAACACGGCGCCGTCAGCCAACCCGTCGCAGAAGCCATGGCGCAAGGCGCCCGCAAAGCCCTCGGCGCCGATTGGGGCGTCTCATTGACAGGGGTCGCCGGGCCAGGCGGCGGGACGGACGACAAACCCGTCGGCACGGTCTGGATCGCGGCGGCGCAGCCTGACGGCGCGGTATTTTCATTCAAGACCGCTCTGTTCGGCGACCGAACCAGTATCCGCCAGCGCAGTTGCGTCTATGCGCTTGATGAAGTCCGTCGATTGTTGCTCAACATGGAACCTCACCAGAACAGGTGA
- a CDS encoding zinc ribbon domain-containing protein, with product MIEPKKLFANYQCVKCRGRSFNTEEISLRSRNKRGIIRPTDDPYLVVTCGLCGFSELYSMKVLATQKEDAPVEVKSPMVKESETSG from the coding sequence ATGATTGAACCTAAAAAATTGTTTGCAAACTATCAATGCGTCAAATGTCGTGGGCGGTCGTTTAATACAGAAGAGATTTCACTGCGCAGCCGAAACAAACGCGGCATTATCCGCCCGACGGACGACCCCTACCTGGTCGTCACGTGCGGCCTTTGCGGGTTTTCAGAACTCTACTCAATGAAAGTGTTGGCCACCCAAAAAGAAGATGCGCCCGTCGAGGTCAAGTCGCCGATGGTGAAAGAATCAGAAACGTCTGGATGA
- a CDS encoding NUDIX hydrolase — protein sequence MNTTQILAWARALQAMAQNGLEYCKNEYDRLRYQELQKISAEMIAEHSNLTSDELLTLYADQIGYATPKVDVRGAIFRDNKVLLASELMDEGRWTLPGGWADVNDTPSEAVLREVVEETGYEVKLIKLIAVLDREKQGNRPPLPFHVYKHFFLCEIIGGSPNPDHEHEIGEVRFFDLDALPELSISRTTEAQLRLCYEHFLNPDSPTAFD from the coding sequence ATGAATACCACACAGATTTTAGCTTGGGCGAGAGCCTTGCAGGCGATGGCCCAGAACGGCCTTGAATATTGCAAAAATGAATACGACCGCCTGCGCTATCAGGAACTCCAAAAAATTTCCGCTGAAATGATCGCAGAACATTCTAACTTAACGTCCGATGAACTTCTGACACTCTATGCCGACCAGATCGGATACGCGACGCCCAAGGTAGATGTTCGAGGCGCGATATTTCGCGACAACAAGGTGCTGCTTGCCAGCGAACTGATGGATGAAGGCCGCTGGACGCTGCCCGGCGGCTGGGCGGACGTAAATGACACGCCCAGCGAAGCAGTGTTGCGCGAAGTGGTCGAAGAAACCGGCTACGAAGTCAAACTCATCAAGCTCATCGCCGTGCTCGACCGCGAAAAGCAGGGCAACCGGCCGCCGCTTCCCTTTCATGTATACAAACACTTTTTCTTGTGTGAAATCATCGGCGGCAGCCCCAACCCTGACCATGAACACGAAATCGGCGAAGTGAGATTTTTTGATTTAGACGCATTGCCCGAACTTTCAATCTCACGCACGACGGAAGCGCAACTGCGGCTTTGTTACGAGCACTTTTTGAATCCAGATTCTCCGACTGCGTTTGATTGA
- a CDS encoding FIST N-terminal domain-containing protein, whose translation MAQFAAASGSDPNVEVALDTLFESLSMQLDSSAVDFGVFFLSSDFSSKAKLIADRIQQVTQAKCLIGCNAESVIGPKHEYEREPAIALWLAQLPQSNVKPFHIRQESLHHAENEGDWRDIFQIGDPQKSALFLLGDPFSLNVNEVLEGLNQYAPGVPLIGGMASGAMSPGGTFLSLNGEQIDDGGVGVCIEGGVRIETVISQGCRPIGQPYIITQGEKNVITGLGGRAPLDIVQEMYKVLPAHDQELMGHGLFVGRVIDEYKQEFVRGDFLIRNLMGADKENGSIAVMDRVQVGATIQFHIRDAETADEDLRLMLEQYQPQPPKGVLVFSCNGRGMRMYSEEDHDLRILQSALNSPPVSGFFCAGEIGPIGGKNFIHGHTASMALFYDE comes from the coding sequence ATGGCCCAATTCGCCGCCGCCAGCGGTTCTGACCCAAATGTTGAAGTCGCCCTCGACACGCTGTTTGAATCGTTGTCGATGCAACTTGATTCGTCCGCCGTTGATTTCGGCGTTTTTTTTCTATCATCGGATTTTAGCAGCAAAGCCAAGCTGATTGCTGACCGCATCCAACAGGTGACGCAGGCCAAATGCTTGATCGGATGCAACGCGGAAAGCGTGATTGGCCCTAAGCATGAATATGAGCGCGAGCCTGCGATTGCCCTATGGCTCGCCCAGTTGCCGCAATCAAACGTCAAACCGTTTCATATCCGGCAGGAGTCGCTTCATCACGCCGAAAATGAAGGCGACTGGCGCGACATTTTTCAGATTGGCGATCCCCAAAAAAGCGCGTTGTTTTTACTGGGCGATCCCTTTTCATTAAACGTGAATGAGGTGTTGGAAGGTTTAAACCAATATGCGCCCGGCGTTCCACTGATCGGTGGAATGGCCAGCGGCGCGATGTCGCCGGGCGGGACGTTTTTGTCGCTCAACGGCGAACAGATTGACGACGGCGGCGTTGGCGTGTGCATCGAAGGCGGCGTACGCATCGAGACCGTCATCTCGCAAGGTTGCCGTCCGATTGGGCAGCCCTACATTATCACTCAAGGCGAAAAGAACGTGATTACCGGGCTGGGCGGACGCGCGCCCTTAGACATCGTGCAAGAGATGTACAAGGTGTTGCCTGCGCACGACCAGGAACTGATGGGGCACGGCCTGTTTGTTGGTCGCGTGATTGATGAATACAAACAAGAATTTGTGCGCGGCGACTTTTTGATCCGCAACCTGATGGGCGCCGATAAAGAGAATGGCTCGATTGCGGTGATGGACCGCGTCCAAGTCGGCGCGACCATCCAGTTTCATATTCGCGACGCGGAGACGGCGGACGAAGACCTGCGCTTGATGCTCGAACAATATCAACCGCAGCCTCCAAAAGGCGTGTTGGTATTTTCATGCAACGGGCGCGGGATGCGGATGTATTCAGAAGAAGACCACGACTTACGTATTCTCCAAAGCGCGTTAAATTCGCCGCCGGTTTCAGGATTTTTCTGCGCGGGCGAAATTGGCCCCATCGGCGGAAAAAACTTCATCCACGGCCACACTGCCAGCATGGCGTTGTTTTATGACGAGTGA